The nucleotide window AATTGCTACTTGTAAATTAAGTTGTAAGAAAATCACTAAATTAACTAGTTTGATATTAATgttaaaaaacaacaacaactagtgtgatattatttttctgaaaaataatatttgcaCTACTACTGTATATAAAAAGCTGACGTTGGTAACACACATAGCTCatgatataataataatatacagAAGTTACATAGTttttgtcttctttttcttctatatCTATGAGCCATTTGGTAAAATTTGAAATGAATTTGTTGGAAGAAAAGAAAATGCATGCGCTTTTCTCTCGCAGGTTCGTCGttggctcttcttcttcttggcagCTAACTAAATCTCACTGGAGCCAGAGCCGCCATATACTGAGCCATCCTCTTCCTTCTGGCCTCGcttcttcattttcatcatcttcagtAACCCGCTTTGTTCCATCTCTTCTGTCGCTGTCGGAGAAAGCTCAAGGGTCCGGAAGTCTGTTGGAAGCTAGAGCTGGGTTCTTCGATCCTCAGCTTCTTCCTAAGCCTTGGGTTTTCACTGGCTTTCAAAAACGTGGATGGTATATTGGTTCTTCCCCTATTTACTCTTTAACATTTCTTACACAACTGAGCTTGTAGTATAGAAAGTTCTTGAAAATTTCTTGTTTGATTTAGGGTTTTAGACATGATCTATGTGGTTAATCTACATTATTTAGCTTTTCTTATTCAGTTATGCTTTTGTAGATGTGAGGAATCAGAAAAAAGGACAATGAGAAAATCAGTAGGCTTCACTTGCTTTTTTTTACCATTTCTGTGTAGTTCTTGATTTGAGTAGCAGAAAGCTCTTTTGATGCTTTTCCTTTTTTAGAGAAGAGTTTAatacattttgattttttttgttaaaggaaTAGGCTTTTCACATGTGTTCCATGGTGTTCACTTTTTTTATAATACATGTGTTTACTTGTGTGTTTCCTTCCTCTGGCAGGAAGTCTTGGTTTAATGGAGCTAATGGTGCTGTTTTCGGGTTGATAATAGCCAATGTTGCTGTATTAACTATGTGGAAGACTTCAGACCCGCAATGGATGTCAAAAAATTTTGTGGTCAGACCAATAATGTTCAAAACTTTCTTTGATCTTTTATTTAAAGTTGAATTCTTGTCTTGGATTTTGTTGATAATTTGGTATTTAACCATATGATGTTTCGTCAGCTATCATCGTACACCTTTATGTCAGGACGAATACACACGCTGATAACTTCGGGGTTCAGTAATGTTGGAACCAGTCAACTCATCGTTAACATGATTGGACTCTACTACTTTGGAACCAGCGTATGACTTCTTCCTTCCTTAACGCTTTaatattttagagtgaaatgtTTTCCTTAATGATGTTTGTGAGAAGTGAATTCATGTGTTTCCTATGAATTATCTGTCTGCAACCGTTGGAGACACACGGATTTTGTTTTTGAGTTTCTTCATGTGACTGTAACAGCTAGCTTTATTAGTGTATAGATAGATCATACTATATAGATGACTTGGTTCGTTTTTTGAAAAATTGGTTTCTTGTTATTGATCTtccacttaattttttttatatctccATTTCTTAACCTAATGTTGTTAGACCATGATTATCGGTAAGGAtccttaagatttttttttctttttgttttctaaaaaaaattaaaaaataaacctCCAAAGACTGATTCTTAATTATTTGGTGATTTTGGGGactaatttttcaaattttttgtggGACCCACGCGTCAGTGGTGCCCACATTTTGTCAAAAACCTCTTTTAGAAACCTGGGATAGTTATGCTCTTAGATCGCAAGAACCTTGGGACCGGTTTACCTTTTGAAGCTGTACTTTGCTGGAACACTTGCTGGCTCTCTTCTCTTCGTAAGTGTGCATGGTGTAATGGCAATACTCAAGGTATATATATCAACCATAATAGTTTCCTTGCTCTCACATCATGCTAGGTCCACAGATGAGTAGTTTTTTCACATTATTAGTATTTACGTTTCTATATTGGTTGTTCAATCATACAGAGCCAAGGTGTTTCCTACAAGGGTCAATCAAAACCCATTGGAATGCTGGTATGTTTCTTTTATTCATACAGAGCCAAGGAGTTTCCTTGCTCTCAAATCGTGCTAGGTCCACAGATAAGTAACATTTTaacattgatattttttttccgaATAATATTTACCTTCTATATTGGTTGTTCAATCATACAGAGCTACATGGTTTCATTCAAGGATCAATCAAAACTCACCCTTTTACTGGTAAGTTTACTATACATCCAGTTAAATGAATTTGTCAGAGCATATTTGGGAGAGAGAGACGCAGAGGTTGTTGTTTGGAATCAGCAAATGCCGATGAGGTGAACTCTTTCCAACTTGTCTGCAGGGTGCAGAGGGACCTTTATATGCCATTACACTACTTGATATCTTCCTCTACCCTAAAGTTACTACATACTTTGCGTTTATATTCCGAGTACCCATAATGATGGTAAGGAACTCTTTACATAGTCATCATAATGAGAATGAAAACTCTTCTCTACTAATTACTCTCACTCTTCAATACTCAGGGAATCTTAGCCCTAGGACAAGACTTGGTAAAGGTGCTAGAGGTGTGTATCTGATAATCTAATCTACGTTTGCTTGGAAACAATATGACTTTCTCTTAGTCTAGACCAACTTCTTGGAAATTGCaggggaagaagaagagtcTCACCATTGCCTCGATTCACATGGGAGGAGGAGCTATGGTTGCAGCCATTGCATGGAGGCAGATTAGGAAAGGTCGATTCTACTATTGATTGGTTTCATTACTGGTCCATGAAGGATTTGCTGTAAATGACTCAATTAATAAGAGCATCCCAAACCcataacactattttagtgtcaaaatcacactattttaatgtaatttcaacattaaaaaaaagttcttctccaaccataacactaaacttcacactaaaagttattttataatattatatgtatttatgtttttatttatcatttatttaattgtctattttattaataaaataagtgaatagtatttttttttgcatcaaGTGAATAGTGTTTAAGTGggatgaatagtgttttagtgtggtgaatagtgtcacaccaaatttggtgtgaaaTTATAGTATTGCACTACAATGGTGTGATTTTTAATGTTGGGTTAAAGAAAATTTTTGTGTCAAAATCACACTAAAATAATGTTTTGGAGTTGGGTTTGAGATGACCATTCACATTGGTTAAAATTAACATTGTGAGACAATTATTATTGCCATTGACATTTTGGACAATGACATTAATTTAGGCCAATAACCCAAGTCCAATCGATGTCaataaagaagattttattGAACAAACAAGTCCCATCATTGCAGTAAAGTTTATAAAAGAAACgaaaaacagaaaatttaaTGTGCAGTTAATATGGTAGACACCGACATCGTCTTCTAGcgataaagagagagaagagagagatctGGTTTTCCGGCCGACGGAGGGGCTTCCACAGTCACCGTCGGTCCGGCGTTGTGTTTTCTCTACCGTGTTGATTTCTTTGCTCTGTTTGATGTGTTTGGTTTTGAGAGGTAGGGAGCGTTTTTTCTCCTTTTAGCTTGGTTTTCTGGGAGGTAGAGGCTTATATAGCTCTGCTGTCGTCGGATCTTGTtcccgggaggtggaggctctCTTAGCTCTGCGTCGCCGGCATCTGTGGCCTTTGTCCATGAAGGCGTTTGGTGGGTTGGCTCTGCAGGAGTCGTTGTAGTCGGCTCGGGGTGTCCCGAAAGATGGAGACGGTGGTTCTAGAGATTTGGGTTTCATTTCACTTTTCTTGTGTGCTTGGTGGTCAGATGAGATCTCGATGTTTGATGAGCTCTCTGACAGTCTGAAGATGGTTCTAGTATGGCGGCTTCGTTTGGGTTAAGGATGAGATCTCGATCAAAATCGATTGATGCTCTCCGTTAGAAGAAGCGAGAATGATGAAGTGGTATGCGGCGGATAAGATTTCGATTCGGTCGGTGAAAGTTCTCCGTGGATCGGAAGGTTAAGAGTTCGCGATGTGGTTCTAGGTCCGGTGGGATCCGGTGAAGCTGCAGAGTTTGCGTGGCCGTGTCAGTGGCGGCACCCGTCTGCTAGGGTTTCTGTTTTGTTGGGCTTTAAGCCCGTAGTTTGTTAGCGGCCCGTTTGTTTTgggctttttctttttttgttgttgttgatttggtggGCTTTGTCCCTGGGCTTGGCCCGTTTATAATAATATcgttgggaaaaaaaaaaaatatggtaGACACCATCAGAGTGTCGCTAATTACTCACTGGACAGAGTTAACGCTTGcggaaaataaaattactcaTTGGATTTAACCGCAAACGCGAAAAAGCTCCGTTCGTCACGTTTGCGGTTGCCATCGTTAAGAACCCAAAACAGAGAAAGCACCTTTTATCCTCTGCATCGCCGTAAGAAGTAAAGAATCATTTGCATTTTGGGTTCCCCGTCTTTCAATTTTATAACCTCCTTTTAGAATTTTCCCGCACTTTCCCCACCCAAAAGGAagaatctttctttctttttccagGAAAAAAATGAGGTGGGAGAGGGTCCGACAACAAAACCAGCAAGTGGGTCACGGTGATTCTTCTTCCGGGCCCGGGAAGAGGTGGGGACACACTTGTAACGCCATTAAAGGAGGCAGATTTGTCTACGTTTTCGGTGGGTTTGGTAGAGACGATTGCTTAACCAATCAAGTTCATGTCTTTGACGCTGGTGAGTGTTCTTGAAGTTACATCACCTCAGTGGAAAAAGTTGTCGCCTTTTTACTAAATGCTGTTAGTGTGAGTCGATTCTTGTAGTGGGTTTTACAAAAGTCTCAGTCTTTGTTTGATCTGTGTAATCTTTTTGTTCGTTCGTGTGGTAGACCCCATTTACCTACCCATCTACTATACACCATTCTCAAAAAGTTATCTTCTTTTGTAGCTAATCTTGATCTTTGTCCTTTTGTACGTATCCATTGTTTCTTTCCTCTTTGCACTGCACTTGAATGATTTAGACTTTATAATTCTTGCTGAAGGTTGTTTGCAGGTGTTTTGTTGTTACTTACTTATAGCCTCCTTTTCAAAAACTTCATTGTTGCAGGAACGCAGATATGGACTAAACCGGTGATCAGAGGCGTGCCGCCTTCTCCGAGAGACAGTCACAGCTGTACAACTGTTGGGGATCACCTATTTGTGTTTGGTGGTACTGATGGGAAGAATCATCTCAATGATCTGCATGTGCTAGATACTTGTAAGCTCTTCCATCTTTTCTTATGGTTTCTAGTTATTCAAGAAACTGTTCCTGGTGCGAGGTTTTTGAATTTGAATctattgtgtgtgtgtgtgtgtgtgtatttgatAGCTTCACATACTTGGAAATGCGTGGATGTTAGAGGTGAAGGACCCGAGGCTAGAGAGGCTCATAGTGCCACGCTCGTTGGCAAACGCATTTTCATATTCGGTGGCTGTGGGAAAGCTTCTGGTTCAGATGATGAAGTGTTCTATAATGACCTTTACACACTCAACACAGGTACACATCTTCAGGCTGTCTTTTCTTTGTGTTCATTGATATGGAATCTGAGAGAGATtctgattcttgttttttttcttgacgCATGTAATTGAACTGGCTTTAATCCTGTTTAGAGACTTTAACGTGGCAACGAGCTGTAACAGCTGGGAATCCACCCTCTGCACGAGACAGTCACACTTGCTCAACGTGGAAGAACAAAATCATTGTAGTAGGTGGTGAAGATTTGGATGATTATTATTACTCCGATGTTCATATCCTTGATACAGGTCCAAAAATCATTATTGAATACACATAATCGTTAATGCGTCTGTATGTCTTCTGATATTTTCTGGTTCTGTATTTTTTCAGAAACGTTTGTATGGAAGCAGATGAAAACTTCAGGGCAGGTGTTAACACCTCGAGCTGGTCATGTCACTGTTGCACTTGAGAGGAACTTGTTTGTATTTGGAGGGTTTACTGATTCTCAGAATCTTTACGATGATCTCTATGTGCTTGATGTGGGTATGTAACTTAGACCTCACGCCTTCAATTGCTTTATAACTGCTTGATGTTGGTTTGTCTCTGTAGAAACGGGTGTATGGTCCAAGTTAGTTCATGCCATGGAAGAAGGGCCATCTGCTAGATTCTCTGCTGGAGCTGTATCTTTAGGTCCTTACAAGGCTGgttcttttttctttgttggTGGCTGCAATAAGAATCTTGAGCCGTTGGATGATATCTACTACCTACACACAGGTTTTGTTTCTACCTTTCACTTGGAAGGTTGCTTATTATTCTCCTAATCATCTTTGCTTATTGCCAACAGATGGTGGATACAATGCACGGTTTGATCAAACTCCAGGGAGGTTTTCTCTAAGGAAACAAATGAAGCTAAAATGTCAAGCGCAGAAACTAGCTGTGGCTGGAACCAGCACTAATCAAGGTGTGTCTCTTAACTTGAAGCATTTGTTGTAAACAGGAACTCACTCAGGTTGCTGTATATGGTTTTGTTGCAGGAAGAGAGACTCTCCCTATGAGCATTGGCTCGATGTATCAAGGGAAAACGGTTTTTCACGCCAGAGTTACTGAAAACGTCCCTTTAGGTTACTCTATAGAGACGATCATTGATGGGAGGGTGCTTCGGGGTTTTTTGTTTTCGAACAGACACAGCTCTGCTCAAACGGCAGGTCCAAGCGTTAGCAGTGGGTAAGTGTTGAAGTTATAGTTTCTCTTTGAGCGCATTTGTTCTATAGCATGTTTGATTTTGTTGGTTGTTAGCAGGAAAAGGCCTGCTATGACGGATCTTGATTGTGATCATGGAGCAAAGTCACTGAGAACTTTGAGCGAAGATGCAGCAGGTAGTAGCCAACAAGCTGGTCCAGTGGATCCTTCTGATGATGCTAACAAGAAGGTTGCAGATTCAAATGATATGGACACGTCTATGATTGAGAAGGCTGATGCCAATGTAAACATTGTGAGACAACAGGAGGCAGAAACCGCTGCTGCTGCCTCTGATGTCAAAGATCAAGATCCTTCTCAACTCAATATGGTATGAATGATTAGCTCAAGCTATTTGGAATGATGATGTTTCTTACCAGAATGTGTACTGAATATACTCTGCAGGGCGCTGTGAACTCAGAAACATCACCGGTTACTCTTGATCAGGCGAATGTAGAGCCATTGAGAAATGAGACATCAACAGACTTTGCTGCTGCTACTGAAGCTGGTCCTGGAGGAGATTCATCGCCACAGAACCAAGGTGATTCATGAACAGACGTGACTCTACGATTGGGTATAAAGTCTTAACTTATTCATTCTGTTGAACAGATGCAGGAACCGTTGCTGCGGAAGATGAAGAGGCAGAACAGAATCCGCAACAGCATTAACTAGATGAATGATCTTTTGGGGGTGTATAGTAGGATCTTGAGATAGCATTTGGTGTGAAAAGGTGAAGTAGAAGAAAGTGGAGGATGAATAGAAGAAGCTGACTCTTGTGTTAAggtcttttgtttttgtattttgaaGCTCTGCAATACAAACAAGATTTTCCTCTGTTGGTATTACATTTTAGTTTCAATTTGCAAGCAAAAGCTATGCCTTAATGAAGTTCTTTTTTCCTAACAAATCATAAACTCTGATATAGACAAGTAAACACACGCAAACAAACATAGTATTAGTAGTTACTTCTGAAAAGACTTTACAAGTGAAATCAAGgcatttacttctttttttgaaacacaaggCATTTACTTTGGTAGACCAAAACACTTGACCAACTATAAAGATTACGTTTGATATTAGTCTTTGTAATGACTAATGACAGTAAATTTACTTATGCCACGATTAATCAACAAACCACCAAACAAGCTCTTAGACATATGTTTGGGCATTACATTTATTCAAAGTCTGAAACAGTACATATATTATGTGAAACAAAGCAGGAGGTTTTGAGAAGAAGAGGGGGCACAGTAATGGATTTGGCACCCCCAACGATAGTTTTACCACAACAAACTCTTCGCCTTGTGGATGAAAGCATCAACGAGGTAGAACCAGAATCTGCTCCAAGGAGAGTCAAAAGAGAGAGATGTGAATAATCCAATAAGTATAGTCACATAAGCTGCGGCTAAACTCCAGTAGAAAGATACCATGTCGATCGTGGACCCATCAGCTTCCACTCCATTATCTGGTTCTTGAAAGCTACTGTTGTTGCAGCTTGTGTTGGTTGGTTTTCCACAGAGAAGAGAATTTGCTAAGTAGCTTTGTGCACCAAAGGTATTAAACTGTTTTCCTTGGGGAATGACTCCAGATAAGTTGTTGTACGAGACACTGAAAACAGATAGGCTGCTCAGCTCCGTTAGTTGTGGTGGGATCCGGCCGTGTAACCTGTTGAAGGAGAGGTCAAGGCTTTCCACATTCTTCAAACCTGAAAAGCTTTCTGGTATCGATCCTGATAAGTTGTTGTGAGAGATATTAAGAGCTTGTAGTTCCAGAAGACCTCCAAGCTCTGTTGGGATATCACCACTCAACTCATTATCTGAGAGATCCATTCCATACAATAATCTAAGATTTCCAAGTAGGTAGTAGGTATCGTATCGGTGTTTTGTTGCAAATGCAATTTTAATCTGGCCGCTTGACTTGTCGCTTGTCTTCCTCATAACCTGCTCCATGGTCTTGTTTCTCTACACGCAAGTTTCTTTGCAGATACGACAAATAAATGAAACGTTGAAGCACGGAAGTACCATAATAGGTATCCTCTTTCCCCAACTCAAATGATGTATTGCTGAGGCATGAAGGTATGGATCCGCTCAGTCTGTTGTTGGCAAGATCAAGATGTTGGATGTTTTTTAGGCCACACAACTGGCGGGGAATATTGCCTGTTAAATTATTCCCCCGAAGAAGAAGAGTATGAGTGTTTCGGGTGTCAGTGAAAGCTGGAATATTCCCAGACAATCTGTTATATCTCAGATCAAGTATAGCTACATGCATTAGCAATGTGTCTGGAATAACCCCTGATAGATTATTATCTTGAAGGAGTAATACTACTGGCCTTTGTGAATTGACCTGAGGAGGTATGCCACCAGATAACGTATTTGAGGAAAGGTCCAACAGCTGAAGATAAGTTAAGCTGAACAACGAAAAAGGTATTTCACCTTCCAAGGAGGATTTTGAAAGTAGTAGTGTTTTCAAGTATGTAAATTCGCCAATCCAGCTCGGAATAACGCCCGTGAGTTTATTGTTCGAAATGTCAAGTAGGTTCAAGCTTTTCAAGTTCCGCAGACCTTGACCAATCTTTCCTGAAAACAGATTGTTATCCATAGATAGTTCCAGTACAGCAGTGAAGTTGACTGCTTCTGGAAACACTTCTCCACTTAGTTTGTTATGTGACAATGTCAAGATTCCAATAGAGTAACAACCCATTAAAAAACTTCTTGGCAGCTTCCCATGGAAGCTATTGTGAGATAGATCCAGATAAGAAAGCTCTTTCATGTTACCCAAAGAAGATGGAAGATATCCATGAAAACCGTTATTAGCTAGATTTATATACATCAAATGAGGAAGTACCCACCCAATATCCTCAGGAAGCAGATGATTGAAGTCATTGGCTGACACATCCAGGAAACCCAGATTATGTGCAGATTCCGGTAGCTGAAAGCTTGTAAGAGAATTATTTTGTAGAGACAAAACTTTGAGCTTCGTATTGTTTGCCAATAGCCAATAAGGAAAAACTCCAGAAATTCTATTGTCAGAAAGATCAATGATACTCAAATTCTTTTGGTGTAGGAGAAAATTAGGAACCTTAAACAAGTTGCAAGATTGTAGTTCAATAACACTCAGTTGAAAATTTGGCTTCCAATAACTTATAGAGTCTACTTGGAATGATTTGGATTTAGAACCAATTTTGAAAACCCTCAGCTCTGAAAGGTTTGCAAGCAAACCAAATGAGAATAAACCTTCAAAGTTGTTATCTAACAACGATAAGTGCTTGAGGGATCCAAGGTTACCGAGAGAAGATGGCACTCTCCCAGTCAATTGGTTTGCTGAGAGATCAAGATATTGAAGACCAGTCAAGACAGTTAAGCATAAAGGAAACTGACCTAACAATTTGTTTCCTCTAAGATTAAGCTCTTGCATATTCTTCATTTCACAAATCACTGCGATGATCAATTACAAAATTACATGCACATGAGTAAACGTTAATTCAATACCAGTTTTAATGCAACATCATATGATATGTTTAGACTTGCCTTGCAATCCAATTGATGCATAAAATTCATTAACACTTAGATTCAGAGCTTTCAGCTTCCTCAAGGCAGGTGAAACTGCCACAAGATAAAATCACGCAAAGGAAAGTAGCTTTGCCTAAGTACATGATGATctcaagaaaatatatatattgtatcgAAAGTAGTTTTGAGCTACCTTGTACTGATAGAGAGCCATTAAATCTGTTTGCACTCAGGTCTAGCACTTGCAAGTTTGTCAAATCTTTAAGTTCTGGAAGGACATCcaacaaatataaaacttaaaagttataaaatacttataactattAAGTCGAACTAATAACATAGACATCACTAATAACTAGGCCATCATGTGTGTATCCACTTAGTTACAAATGGATATAAAACATACCTTTATCAGGAAAATGTCCGTTGAAACTATTACCACTTAGAGAAAGAGTTGTAAGTGATGTAGCGGCATCAAGAAAGGGAAAGATGCTGTTGTTgaaactattaaaactgaaatccAGAATCTCCAGGTTTCTTAATCTCCCTAGGCTTTTATAACCTGCAGACACGAATCTTGTTAAGCATATAATAATGAAAACATATCTCaaaacattttattataattttcaaGTGAAGAGAATTCAGATGACGGTTGGATGTGATTGCAACAAGCAACATGGCACACAGATATGAGCAACTCAATTCAGAAACAGGGAAAATCCAAGCACCATAATATCAAAAAGGTAAGATTTACTACATATCCCTATACAATGGGTTTGTTACAGAAGTAGAACCCCAACAcagatataaatatatgaagtTCCAATGCCAAACCAGATGATCAAACAAACCACAAGATAACCGTTATGGTAGCTATAAGATGTTCCAATGG belongs to Brassica rapa cultivar Chiifu-401-42 chromosome A07, CAAS_Brap_v3.01, whole genome shotgun sequence and includes:
- the LOC103831890 gene encoding tip elongation aberrant protein 1 isoform X4 — protein: MRWERVRQQNQQVGHGDSSSGPGKRWGHTCNAIKGGRFVYVFGGFGRDDCLTNQVHVFDAGTQIWTKPVIRGVPPSPRDSHSCTTVGDHLFVFGGTDGKNHLNDLHVLDTSSHTWKCVDVRGEGPEAREAHSATLVGKRIFIFGGCGKASGSDDEVFYNDLYTLNTETLTWQRAVTAGNPPSARDSHTCSTWKNKIIVVGGEDLDDYYYSDVHILDTETFVWKQMKTSGQVLTPRAGHVTVALERNLFVFGGFTDSQNLYDDLYVLDVETGVWSKLVHAMEEGPSARFSAGAVSLGPYKAGSFFFVGGCNKNLEPLDDIYYLHTDGGYNARFDQTPGRFSLRKQMKLKCQAQKLAVAGTSTNQGRETLPMSIGSMYQGKTVFHARVTENVPLGYSIETIIDGRVLRGFLFSNRHSSAQTAGPSVSSGKRPAMTDLDCDHGAKSLRTLSEDAAGSSQQAGPVDPSDDANKKEAETAAAASDVKDQDPSQLNMGAVNSETSPVTLDQANVEPLRNETSTDFAAATEAGPGGDSSPQNQDAGTVAAEDEEAEQNPQQH
- the LOC103831890 gene encoding tip elongation aberrant protein 1 isoform X2; the protein is MRWERVRQQNQQVGHGDSSSGPGKRWGHTCNAIKGGRFVYVFGGFGRDDCLTNQVHVFDAGTQIWTKPVIRGVPPSPRDSHSCTTVGDHLFVFGGTDGKNHLNDLHVLDTSSHTWKCVDVRGEGPEAREAHSATLVGKRIFIFGGCGKASGSDDEVFYNDLYTLNTETLTWQRAVTAGNPPSARDSHTCSTWKNKIIVVGGEDLDDYYYSDVHILDTETFVWKQMKTSGQVLTPRAGHVTVALERNLFVFGGFTDSQNLYDDLYVLDVETGVWSKLVHAMEEGPSARFSAGAVSLGPYKAGSFFFVGGCNKNLEPLDDIYYLHTDGGYNARFDQTPGRFSLRKQMKLKCQAQKLAVAGTSTNQGRETLPMSIGSMYQGKTVFHARVTENVPLGYSIETIIDGRVLRGFLFSNRHSSAQTAGPSVSSGKRPAMTDLDCDHGAKSLRTLSEDAAGSSQQAGPVDPSDDANKKVADSNDMDTSMIEKADANVNIVRQQEAETAAAASDVKDQDPSQLNMGAVNSETSPVTLDQANVEPLRNETSTDFAAATEAGPGGDSSPQNQDAGTVAAEDEEAEQNPQQH
- the LOC103831890 gene encoding tip elongation aberrant protein 1 isoform X3, yielding MRWERVRQQNQQVGHGDSSSGPGKRWGHTCNAIKGGRFVYVFGGFGRDDCLTNQVHVFDAGTQIWTKPVIRGVPPSPRDSHSCTTVGDHLFVFGGTDGKNHLNDLHVLDTSSHTWKCVDVRGEGPEAREAHSATLVGKRIFIFGGCGKASGSDDEVFYNDLYTLNTETLTWQRAVTAGNPPSARDSHTCSTWKNKIIVVGGEDLDDYYYSDVHILDTETFVWKQMKTSGQVLTPRAGHVTVALERNLFVFGGFTDSQNLYDDLYVLDVETGVWSKLVHAMEEGPSARFSAGAVSLGPYKAGSFFFVGGCNKNLEPLDDIYYLHTDGGYNARFDQTPGRFSLRKQMKLKCQAQKLAVAGTSTNQGRETLPMSIGSMYQGKTVFHARVTENVPLGYSIETIIDGRVLRGFLFSNRHSSAQTAGPSVSSGRKRPAMTDLDCDHGAKSLRTLSEDAAGSSQQAGPVDPSDDANKKEAETAAAASDVKDQDPSQLNMGAVNSETSPVTLDQANVEPLRNETSTDFAAATEAGPGGDSSPQNQDAGTVAAEDEEAEQNPQQH
- the LOC103831890 gene encoding nitrile-specifier protein 1 isoform X1, coding for MRWERVRQQNQQVGHGDSSSGPGKRWGHTCNAIKGGRFVYVFGGFGRDDCLTNQVHVFDAGTQIWTKPVIRGVPPSPRDSHSCTTVGDHLFVFGGTDGKNHLNDLHVLDTSSHTWKCVDVRGEGPEAREAHSATLVGKRIFIFGGCGKASGSDDEVFYNDLYTLNTETLTWQRAVTAGNPPSARDSHTCSTWKNKIIVVGGEDLDDYYYSDVHILDTETFVWKQMKTSGQVLTPRAGHVTVALERNLFVFGGFTDSQNLYDDLYVLDVETGVWSKLVHAMEEGPSARFSAGAVSLGPYKAGSFFFVGGCNKNLEPLDDIYYLHTDGGYNARFDQTPGRFSLRKQMKLKCQAQKLAVAGTSTNQGRETLPMSIGSMYQGKTVFHARVTENVPLGYSIETIIDGRVLRGFLFSNRHSSAQTAGPSVSSGRKRPAMTDLDCDHGAKSLRTLSEDAAGSSQQAGPVDPSDDANKKVADSNDMDTSMIEKADANVNIVRQQEAETAAAASDVKDQDPSQLNMGAVNSETSPVTLDQANVEPLRNETSTDFAAATEAGPGGDSSPQNQDAGTVAAEDEEAEQNPQQH
- the LOC103831891 gene encoding LOW QUALITY PROTEIN: receptor-like protein 15 (The sequence of the model RefSeq protein was modified relative to this genomic sequence to represent the inferred CDS: substituted 1 base at 1 genomic stop codon), encoding MEGKVFLRKYLIWVILLLGQLHGYKSCVEKERKALLDLKQYLISVSVEGQSDYVLPTWTNDTKSHCCWWEGVKCNSTSGRVTKIAYSDLHLKESCFFNLSLLHPFEDVRSLDLSFNSFSGLFDDVEGYKSLGRLRNLEILDFSFNSFNNSIFPFLDAATSLTTLSLSGNSFNGHFPDKELKDLTNLQVLDLSANRFNGSLSVQVSPALRKLKALNLSVNEFYASIGLQGKSKHIIXCCIKTVICEMKNMQELNLRGNKLLGQFPLCLTVLTGLQYLDLSANQLTGRVPSSLGNLGSLKHLSLLDNNFEGLFSFGLLANLSELRVFKIGSKSKSFQVDSISYWKPNFQLSVIELQSCNLFKVPNFLLHQKNLSIIDLSDNRISGVFPYWLLANNTKLKVLSLQNNSLTSFQLPESAHNLGFLDVSANDFNHLLPEDIGWVLPHLMYINLANNGFHGYLPSSLGNMKELSYLDLSHNSFHGKLPRSFLMGCYSIGILTLSHNKLSGEVFPEAVNFTAVLELSMDNNLFSGKIGQGLRNLKSLNLLDISNNKLTGVIPSWIGEFTYLKTLLLSKSSLEGEIPFSLFSLTYLQLLDLSSNTLSGGIPPQVNSQRPVVLLLQDNNLSGVIPDTLLMHVAILDLRYNRLSGNIPAFTDTRNTHTLLLRGNNLTGNIPRQLCGLKNIQHLDLANNRLSGSIPSCLSNTSFELGKEDTYYGTSVLQRFIYLSYLKTSDKSSGQIKIAFATKHRYDTYYLLGNLRLLYGMDLSDNELSGDIPTELGGLLELQALNISHNNLSGSIPESFSGLKNVESLDLSFNRLHGRIPPQLTELSSLSVFSVSYNNLSGVIPQGKQFNTFGAQSYLANSLLCGKPTNTSCNNSSFQEPDNGVEADGSTIDMVSFYWSLAAAYVTILIGLFTSLSFDSPWSRFWFYLVDAFIHKAKSLLW